A single region of the Sciurus carolinensis chromosome 16, mSciCar1.2, whole genome shotgun sequence genome encodes:
- the Aspdh gene encoding aspartate dehydrogenase domain-containing protein isoform X3, with amino-acid sequence MAGSVPSSLQLRNLAALGERHPDLVIEVAHPQIIHEFGAQILRHANLLVGSPSALADQTTERQLLEASHLWNHAVFVARGALWGTEDITRLDAAGGLQSLRVTMATHPDGFRLQEPLASVHITGPRTVLYEGPVRGLCPFAPRNSNTMAAAALAAPSLGFDNVIGVLVADLSLTDMHMVDVELRGPPGPTGRSFTVHTHRENPAEPGAVTGSATVTAFWRSLLGADAASFPPGPGSISAKKPLSPKRTS; translated from the exons ATGGCAGGGAGTGTGCCCTCTTCTCTGCAGCTCCGGAACCTTGCTGCCCTTGGGGAAAG gcACCCTGATCTTGTGATAGAAGTGGCCCATCCCCAAATAATCCATGAATTTGGGGCACAAATCCTGCGCCATGCCAACCTCCTG GTGGGGTCCCCCTCAGCCCTGGCTGACCAGACTACAGAGAGGCAGCTCCTGGAGGCCTCACACCTCTGGAACCATGCTGTGTTTGTGGCCCGAGGGGCTCTATGGGGAACTGAGGACATCACCAGGTTAGATGCAGCAGGAGGCCTCCAG AGCCTCCGTGTCACTATGGCCACACACCCAGACGGCTTTCGGCTCCAGGAACCCCTGGCTTCAGTCCATATCACTGGGCCTCGCACTGTGCTCTATGAAGGTCCTGTGCGTGGACTCTGCCCATTTGCCCCCCGAAACTCCAACACGATGGCAGCCGCTGCCCTAGCTGCCCCTAGCCTGGGCTTTGACAATGTGATTGGGGTGCTTGTGGCAGATCTCAG CCTCACAGACATGCACATGGTGGACGTGGAGCTGAGAGGCCCCCCAGGCCCCACAGGTCGAAGCTTTACTGTGCACACCCACCGAGAGAACCCTGCTGAGCCAGGCGCTGTGACGGGCTCCGCCACAGTCACAGCCTTCTGGCGCAGCCTTCTGGGTGCG GATGCTGCCAGCTTCCCTCCAGGCCCGGGATCCATCTCTGCTAAGAAGCCTCTTTCGCCCAAGAGGACATCTTGA
- the Aspdh gene encoding aspartate dehydrogenase domain-containing protein isoform X1 has product MAQDKFPRKVGVVGYGRLGQSLVSHLLAQGSELGLELVFVWNRDPGRMAGSVPSSLQLRNLAALGERHPDLVIEVAHPQIIHEFGAQILRHANLLVGSPSALADQTTERQLLEASHLWNHAVFVARGALWGTEDITRLDAAGGLQSLRVTMATHPDGFRLQEPLASVHITGPRTVLYEGPVRGLCPFAPRNSNTMAAAALAAPSLGFDNVIGVLVADLSLTDMHMVDVELRGPPGPTGRSFTVHTHRENPAEPGAVTGSATVTAFWRSLLGADAASFPPGPGSISAKKPLSPKRTS; this is encoded by the exons ATGGCCCAGGATAAGTTCCCTCGGAAGGTGGGGGTGGTGGGCTATGGCCGCCTCG GACAATCCCTCGTCTCCCACCTTCTGGCTCAGGGATCCGAACTGGGTCTAGAGCTTGTTTTTGTCTGGAATCGTGACCCAGGACGGATGGCAGGGAGTGTGCCCTCTTCTCTGCAGCTCCGGAACCTTGCTGCCCTTGGGGAAAG gcACCCTGATCTTGTGATAGAAGTGGCCCATCCCCAAATAATCCATGAATTTGGGGCACAAATCCTGCGCCATGCCAACCTCCTG GTGGGGTCCCCCTCAGCCCTGGCTGACCAGACTACAGAGAGGCAGCTCCTGGAGGCCTCACACCTCTGGAACCATGCTGTGTTTGTGGCCCGAGGGGCTCTATGGGGAACTGAGGACATCACCAGGTTAGATGCAGCAGGAGGCCTCCAG AGCCTCCGTGTCACTATGGCCACACACCCAGACGGCTTTCGGCTCCAGGAACCCCTGGCTTCAGTCCATATCACTGGGCCTCGCACTGTGCTCTATGAAGGTCCTGTGCGTGGACTCTGCCCATTTGCCCCCCGAAACTCCAACACGATGGCAGCCGCTGCCCTAGCTGCCCCTAGCCTGGGCTTTGACAATGTGATTGGGGTGCTTGTGGCAGATCTCAG CCTCACAGACATGCACATGGTGGACGTGGAGCTGAGAGGCCCCCCAGGCCCCACAGGTCGAAGCTTTACTGTGCACACCCACCGAGAGAACCCTGCTGAGCCAGGCGCTGTGACGGGCTCCGCCACAGTCACAGCCTTCTGGCGCAGCCTTCTGGGTGCG GATGCTGCCAGCTTCCCTCCAGGCCCGGGATCCATCTCTGCTAAGAAGCCTCTTTCGCCCAAGAGGACATCTTGA
- the Aspdh gene encoding aspartate dehydrogenase domain-containing protein isoform X2 gives MAQDKFPRKVGVVGYGRLGQSLVSHLLAQGSELGLELVFVWNRDPGRMAGSVPSSLQLRNLAALGERHPDLVIEVAHPQIIHEFGAQILRHANLLVGSPSALADQTTERQLLEASHLWNHAVFVARGALWGTEDITRLDAAGGLQSLRVTMATHPDGFRLQEPLASVHITGPRTVLYEGPVRGLCPFAPRNSNTMAAAALAAPSLGFDNVIGVLVADLSLTDMHMVDVELRGPPGPTGRSFTVHTHRENPAEPGAVTGSATVTAFWRSLLGCCQLPSRPGIHLC, from the exons ATGGCCCAGGATAAGTTCCCTCGGAAGGTGGGGGTGGTGGGCTATGGCCGCCTCG GACAATCCCTCGTCTCCCACCTTCTGGCTCAGGGATCCGAACTGGGTCTAGAGCTTGTTTTTGTCTGGAATCGTGACCCAGGACGGATGGCAGGGAGTGTGCCCTCTTCTCTGCAGCTCCGGAACCTTGCTGCCCTTGGGGAAAG gcACCCTGATCTTGTGATAGAAGTGGCCCATCCCCAAATAATCCATGAATTTGGGGCACAAATCCTGCGCCATGCCAACCTCCTG GTGGGGTCCCCCTCAGCCCTGGCTGACCAGACTACAGAGAGGCAGCTCCTGGAGGCCTCACACCTCTGGAACCATGCTGTGTTTGTGGCCCGAGGGGCTCTATGGGGAACTGAGGACATCACCAGGTTAGATGCAGCAGGAGGCCTCCAG AGCCTCCGTGTCACTATGGCCACACACCCAGACGGCTTTCGGCTCCAGGAACCCCTGGCTTCAGTCCATATCACTGGGCCTCGCACTGTGCTCTATGAAGGTCCTGTGCGTGGACTCTGCCCATTTGCCCCCCGAAACTCCAACACGATGGCAGCCGCTGCCCTAGCTGCCCCTAGCCTGGGCTTTGACAATGTGATTGGGGTGCTTGTGGCAGATCTCAG CCTCACAGACATGCACATGGTGGACGTGGAGCTGAGAGGCCCCCCAGGCCCCACAGGTCGAAGCTTTACTGTGCACACCCACCGAGAGAACCCTGCTGAGCCAGGCGCTGTGACGGGCTCCGCCACAGTCACAGCCTTCTGGCGCAGCCTTCTGG GATGCTGCCAGCTTCCCTCCAGGCCCGGGATCCATCTCTGCTAA